Proteins encoded in a region of the Podospora pseudopauciseta strain CBS 411.78 chromosome 6, whole genome shotgun sequence genome:
- a CDS encoding hypothetical protein (EggNog:ENOG503P4GU) yields MSMKLPLHLGALKSLTLTRDTTLAEFSCVKSKGLFSYLTTLAVGGLIVREFLEGLGDFPTLFPNLRFVEWDEDYVEPGLEGEEGLYVLGGSIEIIEELAALRAIFPSVQKLSIPVRRSKGDRHEVPLYKAIGTEFPNLERLSLTLDAGLQVFDGDNEVYHSVVFIEPRKKQKEQSNVQSTEGAILRHDFNLLELLPTMQTMNQHRWEWSEDSVVLEQGDPGFTFNQNILDVMVNSAIDGKLARQFFDVVAASSPKLQRMIVRTRGCNLSVRTVRKVKEQRHFSDDSWPYREDPVGREDDEMASLMHALQKQWVVDRCLGGGGRSGDGPGVVKVKEIRGEMSTRQRILQEYLENEPLKVEEKGGLPLHFRYLWPRVDEGSKSWWKDWQS; encoded by the exons ATGAGTATGAAGCTACCTCTACACCTCGGCGCTCTGAAGAGTTTGACCCTGACACGCGACACTACACTGGCTGAATTCAGCTGTGTGAAGAGCAAGGGGCTATTCTCCTATTTAACGACACTTGCTGTCGGCGGGCTTATTGTGCGCGAGTTTTTAGAAGGTCTAGGAGACTTCCCGACACTGTTCCCTAA CCTCCGCTTTGTCGAATGGGATGAGGACTACGTTGAGCCTGGcctggagggcgaggaaggtcTATATGTCCTCGGGGGATCTATTGAAATCATAGAGGAACTAGCCGCGCTCCGGGCTATCTTTCCATCCGTCCAGAAGCTGTCTATCCCAGTCAGGCGCTCCAAAGGCGACAGGCACGAGGTCCCATTGTACAAGGCCATCGGGACTGAGTTCCCTAATCTCGAACGACTGTCCCTCACGCTCGACGCAGGACTCCAAGTGTTTGATGGCGACAATGAAGTATACCATAGCGTAGTCTTTATTGAACCACgcaagaagcagaaggagCAGTCAAATGTGCAATCAACAGAGGGCGCGATTTTGAGGCACGACTTTAATCTACTGGAGTTGCTTCCGACCATGCAAACGATGAATCAGCATCGCTGGGAATGGTCTGAAGATTCGGTGGTCTTGGAGCAGGGAGACCCAGGCTTCACCTTCAACCAAAACATTCTGGACGTGATGGTCAACTCAGCGATTGATGGAAAGTTGGCAAGGCAGTTCTTTGATGTCGTGGCGGCTTCCTCTCCAAAGCTGCAAAGAATGATAGTGCGCACTAGGGGTTGCAATTTGAGTGTGCGTACTGTCCGTAAGGTCAAAGAGCAGCGCCATTTCAGTGATGATTCTTGGCCCTACCGGGAGGATCCGGTAGGCCGGGAAGACGATGAGATGGCGTCATTGATGCACGCACTTCAGAAGCAGTGGGTTGTTGACAggtgtcttggtggtggtggacgcAGCGGTGATGGTCCTGGCGTtgtgaaggtgaaggagatCAGGGGGGAGATGTCAACACGGCAAAGAATCTTGCAGGAATATTTGGAGAACGAACCGCTGaaggtcgaggagaagggtgGATTGCCGTTGCATTTTAGGTACCTCTGGCCGCGGGTAGACGAGGGGAGTAAGTCGTGGTGGAAAGATTGGCAGAGTTAG
- a CDS encoding hypothetical protein (EggNog:ENOG503PEYK): protein MDRSPNTRDSGPPDNCNAVPRSIFFRIFAFSYSGVLRYDTVQPMHCIQRNQNLREDKDGVIAALVRFRKTKSEELRFVQGAAALSGAAVIGVFSWPSTERTIWVAKMLWNWSLFLSFFALISSAHQRLLRHLPENSSDKLSAADLAICLCLFLQPPAPPGPGDRMFHRGISRKMVWFWQCPTMLMSYSWVLFLVGYAIHLLTPVFDASLAEFTTIPAIVTACGCAIVVGNFFFCTELCQIRISKASDGTGEIAPRRLPV, encoded by the exons ATGGATAGATCACCTAACACCCGGGACTCAGGTCCACCAGATAACTGTAACGCAGTCCCCAGAAGCATCTTCTTCCGGATCTTTGCCTTCAGCTATTCCGGAGTTTTGCGCTATGACACCGTCCAGCCAATGCATTGCATCCAGCGCAACCAAAACCTTCGCGAGGACAAGGATGGAGTCATCGCAGCACTGGTTCGTTTCCGTAAGACTAAATCAGAGGAGTTGAGATTTGTACAAGGAGCA GCAGCGCTCTCCGGAGCAGCAGTCATAGGCGTCTTCTCCTGGCCCTCGACAGAAAGAACAATCTGGGTGGCCAAGATGCTCTGGAACTGGAGTTtattcctctccttctttgcACTGATCAGCTCGGCGCACCAACGGCTTCTTCGTCATCTTCCCGAGAACTCGAGTGACAAGCTCAGCGCTGCCGACCTGGCGATATGCCTCTGTTTATTCCTGCAACCTCCTGCCCCGCCAGGGCCAGGGGATAGGATGTTCCATCGGGGGATCAGTCGCAAGATGGTCTGGTTTTGGCAGTGCCCGACTATGCTCATGAGCTATTCTTGGGTTTTATTCTTGGTTGGGTACGCGATACATTTGTTGACGCCGGTTTTTGATGCTTCCCTGGCGGAGTTTACAACAATC CCTGCGATCGTCACTGCGTGTGGGTGCGCGATTGTTGTCGGcaatttctttttctgtacAGAATTGTGCCAGATCCGTATCTCAAAAGCCAGCGATGGGACCGGTGAGATTGCCCCGAGGAGGTTGCCGGTATGA